One region of Epilithonimonas zeae genomic DNA includes:
- a CDS encoding PLP-dependent cysteine synthase family protein, with product MKYYNNIVETIGNTPLVKINKVLGEDFPALVLAKVETTNPGNSVKDRMALKMIQDAEKDGRLKPGGTIIEGTSGNTGMGLALVAIQKGYKCIFVTNSKQSKEKCDILRAVGAEVIVCPTDVKPTDPRSYYSVSKRLATETENGWYVNQYDNLSNRQAHYESTAPEIWEQTEGKLTHFVVGAGTGGTITGCGKFFKEKNPNIKVIGVDTYGSILKEIHETGEIHLNHAYTYITEGIGEDILPENYDMSVIDHFEKVTDKDGAIYARKLAKEEGIFCGYSAGSAMSSLVQMKDQFTKDDVIVVLLHDHGSRYVGKIYNDEWMKEMGWLE from the coding sequence ATGAAATATTACAATAATATAGTTGAAACGATTGGTAACACACCTTTGGTTAAAATCAATAAAGTCTTGGGAGAGGATTTTCCAGCTTTGGTTTTGGCAAAAGTGGAAACGACCAATCCCGGAAATTCTGTGAAAGACAGAATGGCGCTTAAGATGATACAAGATGCTGAAAAAGACGGACGTCTGAAACCTGGCGGAACAATCATCGAAGGAACTTCCGGAAACACGGGAATGGGCTTGGCTTTGGTGGCAATTCAGAAAGGTTACAAATGCATTTTCGTGACCAATTCCAAACAATCCAAAGAAAAATGCGACATCCTGCGTGCAGTTGGTGCAGAAGTGATTGTTTGCCCGACAGATGTGAAACCGACAGATCCGCGTTCTTACTATTCGGTTTCCAAAAGACTGGCAACTGAAACAGAGAACGGTTGGTATGTGAACCAATACGATAATTTGTCCAACAGACAAGCACATTACGAAAGTACAGCACCGGAAATCTGGGAACAGACGGAAGGAAAACTGACGCATTTCGTAGTAGGCGCCGGAACAGGCGGAACAATTACAGGCTGTGGAAAATTCTTCAAGGAGAAAAATCCAAATATTAAAGTTATTGGCGTTGATACTTATGGTTCAATTCTGAAAGAAATCCACGAGACAGGAGAGATTCACTTGAACCACGCTTACACTTATATTACTGAAGGAATCGGCGAAGATATTCTTCCTGAGAATTATGATATGAGTGTGATTGACCATTTTGAAAAAGTGACTGATAAAGATGGTGCAATCTACGCAAGAAAACTGGCAAAAGAAGAAGGGATTTTCTGTGGCTATTCTGCAGGAAGTGCGATGTCTTCTTTGGTCCAAATGAAAGACCAGTTTACAAAAGACGACGTGATTGTCGTTCTGCTTCACGACCACGGAAGCCGTTATGTAGGAAAAATCTACAACGATGAATGGATGAAGGAAATGGGTTGGCTGGAATAA
- a CDS encoding DUF2752 domain-containing protein, translated as MIKTIYKNQELKSAIRIVWQISAIISILILLLLFLIDDVKLLSISPTCEYQKVGKECLLCGSTRAFIEIKHFNLETAFHLNPFSIFIFGLLILNSILFLNYLKNIKTKL; from the coding sequence ATGATCAAAACAATCTATAAAAATCAAGAACTAAAAAGTGCAATCAGAATCGTTTGGCAGATTTCAGCAATCATATCTATATTAATATTGTTGCTTTTATTTCTCATTGATGATGTTAAACTTTTATCTATTTCGCCAACGTGTGAGTATCAAAAAGTTGGAAAAGAATGTTTGTTATGTGGTTCGACGAGAGCTTTTATAGAAATCAAACATTTTAATCTTGAAACCGCTTTTCATTTAAACCCATTCAGTATTTTTATTTTCGGATTATTAATCCTAAATTCAATTTTATTCTTAAACTATTTAAAAAATATAAAAACAAAACTATGA
- a CDS encoding isoaspartyl peptidase/L-asparaginase: MKIIIHGGFFSESSQSNEVKVAKQNSLKDIAKKSYEFLKDNSAFDTVAYAVSLLEDDELYNAGIGSQIQSDGIIRMSAAIMNGETQKMSGVINIQDVKNPIFVAKELMKEDDRVLGGNGAKQYANQHGFENFSTEIPQRRKEYEEKLKNGGKGTVGAVAIDKHGKLAVATSTGGKGFEISGRISDSATVAGNFANQFCAISCTGVGEDIVSNATAAKIVTRVTDGLTIENAFDRTFEELKEIDGFAGAIGIDSEGNIFHQDSYPTMVFASFDGIDFEVFV; the protein is encoded by the coding sequence ATGAAAATAATCATCCACGGTGGATTTTTCTCAGAAAGCAGTCAAAGTAATGAAGTGAAAGTTGCCAAACAAAATTCATTAAAAGATATTGCGAAAAAATCCTATGAATTCTTAAAAGACAATTCTGCTTTTGATACGGTTGCTTATGCGGTTTCGCTGCTGGAAGATGATGAACTGTACAATGCCGGAATTGGTTCGCAAATCCAAAGTGACGGAATAATCCGAATGAGCGCTGCGATAATGAATGGCGAAACTCAGAAAATGAGTGGCGTGATTAATATTCAGGATGTAAAAAATCCGATTTTTGTTGCCAAAGAATTGATGAAAGAAGACGACCGCGTTTTGGGCGGCAACGGAGCCAAACAATATGCTAATCAACACGGTTTCGAAAACTTCTCAACGGAAATTCCTCAGCGAAGAAAAGAATACGAAGAGAAACTAAAAAACGGAGGAAAAGGAACTGTTGGCGCTGTTGCGATTGACAAACACGGAAAACTGGCTGTTGCAACTTCTACCGGTGGAAAAGGTTTTGAAATTTCTGGAAGAATCTCTGATTCGGCGACTGTTGCAGGAAATTTTGCCAATCAATTTTGTGCAATAAGTTGTACAGGTGTTGGAGAAGATATCGTGAGTAATGCGACTGCTGCTAAAATCGTAACCCGAGTAACCGACGGATTAACTATTGAAAATGCCTTTGACAGAACCTTTGAAGAACTGAAAGAAATTGATGGTTTTGCAGGCGCAATTGGGATTGATTCTGAAGGTAATATCTTCCATCAGGATTCTTATCCGACAATGGTTTTTGCTAGTTTTGATGGGATTGACTTTGAGGTTTTTGTGTAA